One region of Quercus lobata isolate SW786 chromosome 2, ValleyOak3.0 Primary Assembly, whole genome shotgun sequence genomic DNA includes:
- the LOC115977547 gene encoding uncharacterized protein LOC115977547, translated as MGEIQPWSSSSSSSSSSTMPLLSLNHVSFVCKSLRRSIRFYEEVLGFVLIKRPSSFNFEGAWLFNYGIGIHLLELDHDVPTKKSAINPKDNHISFQCTDMNLVIQKLEELNIEYVTAVVEEGGITVDQLFFHDPDGYMVEICNCQNLPVLPLSSCPLKLPKTTRNRTPPSSFYGKSLEMQCSGEAEALMMENLVVDMMNISM; from the exons ATGGGGGAAATACAGCCATGGTCATCttcatcctcatcttcatcttcatcaacaATGCCTTTACTGTCTTTGAATCATGTCTCATTTGTATGCAAGTCTCTGAGAAGGTCCATAAGGTTCTATGAGGAAGTCTTGGGATTTGTGCTCATCAAACGCCCTTCCTCCTTCAACTTTGAAGGAGCTTG GTTGTTCAACTATGGAATTGGCATACATTTGCTGGAGTTAGACCATGATGTCCCAACAAAGAAAAGCGCAATAAATCCAAAAGACAACCACATTTCATTCCAATGCACAGACATGAATCTGGTTATACAGAAACTAGAGGAGCTGAATATTGAGTATGTTACAGCAGTGGTGGAAGAAGGTGGAATTACAGTTGATCAGCTTTTCTTCCACGACCCTGATGGGTACATGGTTGAGATCTGCAATTGTCAAAATCTCCCTGTTCTTCCACTTTCATCATGCCCTCTCAAGCTACCTAAAACCACTAGGAACCGTACTCCCCCATCATCATTTTATG GGAAAAGTTTAGAGATGCAGTGCTCTGGAGAAGCTGAGGCGCTGATGATGGAGAACCTAGTGGTTGACATGATGAACATTTCCATGTGA